A genomic stretch from Malus domestica chromosome 15, GDT2T_hap1 includes:
- the LOC103400492 gene encoding probable protein ABIL5, with protein sequence MDEKMQNNSKPSSGQDAEAESKDVPNMEEKMQNISKPSSGQDAEAKSKDIGSFHNSLQELRDLRSQLHYAADYCESTFLNTKEKKVVMENTKEYICRAVVTVVDHLGCVSANINGIVSEANAFSEAEIRIDCLKQRMFLCEQYSHKFALPRVRWREIIPRHNARFLSAPTREAEKPNEDSRDIPRNAASHKTIDKQESDRDVAMPLFLYTPSHKPSLSKGENNSALAPVRDGLSILSRGPNLTFHFQEARKNNGRLKKSGHGNDILSLIRRAKRMV encoded by the exons ATGGATGAGAAGATGCAGAACAACTCTAAACCCTCCTCGGGGCAAGATGCAGAAGCAGAGTCTAAGGACGTTCCAAACATGGAGGAGAAGATGCAGAACATCTCTAAACCCTCCTCAGGGCAAGATGCAGAAGCAAAGTCTAAGGACATTGGAAGCTTTCATAACTCTCTTCAG GAACTGAGAGACCTGCGCTCTCAACTTCACTATGCTGCTGACTACTGTGAATCAACCTTCTTGAacaccaaagaaaagaaagt agTGATGGAAAACACCAAAGAGTATATCTGCAGAGCTGTGGTGACTGTTGTTGATCATCTCGGATGCGTTTCCGCCAACATCAACGGCATCGTTTCCGAAGCTAACGCATTTTCGGAGGCTGAGATTCGAATTGATTGCCTCAAACAA AGGATGTTCTTATGTGAACAATACAGCCACAAGTTTGCCCTGCCTAGAGTCCGATGGAGGGAGATTATCCCGCGGCATAATGCACGTTTTTTATCTGCAC CTACCAGAGAAGCTGAGAAACCCAATGAAGATTCGAG GGATATTCCTAGAAACGCAGCCTCTCATAAAACCATTGACAAGCAAGAATCTGACCGAGATGTAGCAATGCCGCTTTTCTTGTACACACCGTCTCACAAACCGTCTTTGTCCAAGGGCGAAAACAATTCAGCTTTAG CTCCGGTTCGTGATGGCCTCTCAATCCTGTCTAGAGGCCCAAATCTTACCTTTCATTTCCAG GAAGCTCGGAAGAATAATGGACGCCTCAAGAAATCTGGGCACGGTAATGACATCTTGTCGCTCATCAGACGAGCGAAAAGAATGGTATGA
- the LOC103400491 gene encoding rho guanine nucleotide exchange factor 8 has protein sequence MVRAFTSQQQTMQKTRSFQLKRMFEIPRHLQNSTFENGQDGEGDRDTAQLLSPKTTPEGGPVETQGMWGPNRDKGVASGADEGEKMKSPKSKRPSDMEMMKERFSKLLLGEDMSGGGKGVSSALALSNAITNLAASVFGEQRKLEPMSSDAKARWMNEIGWLLSVTDHIVEFVPSQQNGTNMEIMVTRQRNDLHMNVPALRKLDAMLVGHLDSFGTPSEFWYVKKGAQDSEKDNSQRNDEKWWKPNVKVPPEGLSDECRRWMQSQKDAVNQVLKAAMAINAQVLAEMDIPENYIESLPKNGRASLGDSIYKSITVDHFDPVEFFDSMDLSTEHKVLDLKDRIEASIVIWKQKMNHKSGKSSWSSAVSFEKRELFEERVETILLLLKQKFPGIPQSALDISKIQFNMDVGYAILESYSRVIESLAFKIMSMIEDVLYADTQARKSLSNMTHSMDSREDGDATPTKTLFEFMGWNAETEENDMEKDSSAGNKESYFKEDSEKIMSKPPASINTKRFSYLEKLEKLSGLRSPTARH, from the exons ATGGTCCGAGCTTTTACATCCCAACAACAAACAATGCAGAAGACAAGATCTTTCCAGTTGAAACGAATGTTTGAGATTCCGAGACACCTTCAGAATTCGACCTTTGAGAATGGGCAGGACGGCGAGGGAGATAGGGATACCGCTCAGTTACTGAGTCCCAAGACCACACCAGAAGGCGGCCCGGTGGAGACACAAGGAATGTGGGGACCTAATCGCGATAAGGGTGTAGCTTCCGGTGCAGATGAAGGCGAAAAGATGAAGAGTCCTAAATCCAAGAGGCCTTCAG atatggaaatgatgaaggaaaggTTCTCTAAGTTGCTTTTGGGGGAAGATATGTCGGGTGGTGGAAAGGGCGTCTCTTCGGCGTTGGCTTTATCAAATGCCATAACCAATCtagcag CATCTGTTTTCGGAGAACAAAGGAAACTAGAGCCTATGTCTTCGGATGCAAAAGCACGGtggatgaatgaaataggctgGCTTTTATCTGTGACAGATCATATCGTTGAATTTGTCCCTTCGCAGCAGAATGGAACAAACATGGAG ATAATGGTGACCCGGCAAAGAAATGATCTGCACATGAACGTTCCTGCCCTGCGCAAGCTTGATGCAATGCTTGTT GGTCACCTGGATAGCTTTGGAACCCCAAGTGAGTTCTGGTATGTGAAAAAAGGTGCCCAAGATTCTGAAAAGGATAATTCCCAGAGAAATGATGAGAAATGGTGGAAACCCAATGTTAAAGTTCCCCCCGAAGGGCTTTCAGATGAATGCCGAAGGTGGATGCAATCTCAGAAGGACGCTGTGAACCAAGTACTAAAAGCAGCGATGGCCATCAATGCGCAAGTGCTAGCCGAAATGGATATCCCCGAAAACTACATTGAATCCCTTCCCAAG AACGGTAGGGCTAGCCTCGGTGATTCGATCTATAAGAGCATAACAGTGGACCACTTTGATCCTGTGGAGTTCTTTGACTCCATGGACTTGTCCACAGAGCACAAAGTTCTCGACCTAAAAGACAGGATCGAGGCCTCTATTGTGATTTGGAAGCAAAAGATGAACCACAAGAGTGGAAAGTCTTCGTGGAGTTCAGCCGTAAGCTTCGAGAAGAGGGAGCTCTTTGAAGAGAGAGTAGAGACCATCTTGCTCCTGTTGAAACAGAAATTCCCAGGAATCCCACAATCTGCACTTGACATAagcaaaattcaattcaatatg GATGTAGGGTACGCTATCCTAGAGAGCTATTCGAGGGTGATCGAAAGCTTGGCCTTCAAAATCATGTCCATGATTGAAGATGTGCTTTACGCTGATACTCAAGCTCGAAAATCATTATCAAACATGACACATTCAATGGATTCTAGGGAAGACGGAGACGCAACACCAACAAAGACACTGTTTGAGTTCATGGGGTGGAATGCTGAAACCGAAGAGAATGACATGGAGAAGGATAGCTCGGCGGGCAACAAGGAGAGCTACTTCAAAGAAGACAGTGAAAAGATTATGAGCAAACCTCCTGCTAGCATAAACACCAAGAGATTTTCATACTTGGAGAAGCTTGAGAAGTTGAGTGGTCTAAGAAGTCCAACGGCTCGGCATTGA
- the LOC103400489 gene encoding uncharacterized protein isoform X1 gives MPQDGLRSAVYRSFVTCDDPKGVVDCGMIRKSKSGSPKTEQKKMESRRKSKNSKTSLDHKAEKDVVITGEYQSPSSFQLMEVSRGAQKLNRTIDSWSNGIRFEGHQPKDIAKDLLKGALDLQDSLVMLGKLQEASQYMSRLKQKHNSVTEFEKPRCSADGFSRSGNEELKKVIRDSLARQQLVENTESVERGYNFFPRRYMDSCLDTPSSSSSQSSMFHTTSDSTIATSAAPQKMGKGPSLIAKLMGIEEYPSRPSQAARRKQIDEGEKILSSQQRPTFDIDRPKVMKPQTSAQNVDHENRTLREVLETMRFKGLLKGSSVEEHRPDFLHSNHSDSAQRFARDSPPIVLIRPLSVSSMEPEKPRAPLVWGEEAFYTKEMLKSLGTKEGALKSEKMHRKMKADGAPSKRLDQEERAKNQKVAAQKPEEREAKTKEKASRKLKASHPADHKPQRKEAIDKKVDKIQKVTAVSRNSPEKDIEKSKNVSRSQDLDKLTSAKARKHESGSNITKNSISRQPNTATITISKRSTQNVASNSNERKRNHLRKEKSAKEPTVPKSVTKNVVSEESEKRIIMDDKNDASPIRSNADLADENPKEEETDAYGSQSGGHCSNFESSVCDATPLSPKQEIETKTAEEASEHMSRSAENGKSFESGENFRHFLLSNPSFLSLAEELFDLNMNSPTILQTSSMYNFEESDRRLFLDCANELIECKSVHDSQTVNLLLLTCQGKPRICISVDQLVEEVCYGIEKMRNYSKLAGERLLADSLYLMLESDIMCRGVVNGAWDSGWRNGFSRYEVEQLVSDIEKLVLDGLIEEVFA, from the exons ATGCCTCAAGACGGCCTGAGATCCGCTGTGTACAGATCATTTGTCACATGTGACGATCCAAAAGGAGTTGTTGATTGTGGGATGATTAGAAAATCGAAAAGTGGATCCCCGAAAACAGAGCAGAAGAAGATGGAAAGTCGAAGAAAATCGAAGAACTCGAAAACAAGTTTGGATCACAAGGCTGAGAAGGATGTTGTGATCACAGGGGAGTATCAGAGCCCTTCGTCTTTTCAGCTCATGGAAGTGTCCAGAGGAGCTCAGAAGCTGAACCGCACGATTGATTCCTGGTCGAATGGGATTAGGTTTGAAGGGCACCAGCCGAAAGACATTGCGAAAGACTTGTTGAAAGGAGCTCTTGATCTGCAGGATTCTCTTGTCATGCTTGGCAAGTTGCAAGAAGCTTCACAGTACATGTCTCGCttgaaacaaaaacacaattctgTGACGGAATTCGAAAAACCGCGGTGTTCTGCTGATGGGTTTTCGAGGAGTGGAAATGAAGAGCTTAAGAAGGTGATCAGAGACAGCCTTGCGAGGCAGCAACTGGTAGAAAATACAGAATCTGTCGAAAGGGGGTATAATTTTTTCCCTCGAAGATATATGGATTCGTGTTTGGATACTCCATCCAGTAGCTCAAGCCAGAGTTCTATGTTTCACACCACTAGTGATTCCACCATTGCAACCTCAGCTGCTCCGCAGAAGATGGGGAAAGGCCCGAGTCTGATTGCCAAGCTCATGGGAATAGAAGAGTACCCCTCAAGACCTTCGCAGGCAGCTCGGAGAAAACAGATTGACGAGGGTGAGAAGATTCTTTCAAGTCAGCAGAGACCTACGTTTGACATCGATAGGCCTAAGGTTATGAAGCCTCAAACTTCAGCTCAAAACGTTGATCACGAAAATAGGACTTTGAGGGAAGTTCTTGAAACGATGCGATTTAAAGGACTTTTGAAAGGCAGTTCTGTGGAAGAGCATCGGCCTGATTTCCTTCATTCCAATCACTCGGATTCCGCCCAAAGATTTGCTCGTGATAGCCCTCCCATTGTGCTTATAAGGCCTCTTTCTGTTTCATCGATGGAACCGGAGAAGCCTCGTGCGCCATTGGTTTGGGGAGAGGAAGCTTTCTACACCAAAGAGATGCTAAAAAGTTTGGGAACAAAAGAAGGAGCTTTGAAGTCTGAAAAAATGCACCGAAAGATGAAAGCAGACGGTGCTCCAAGCAAAAGGCTTGACCAGGAAGAAAGAGCTAAAAACCAGAAAGTGGCAGCACAGAAACCCGAAGAAAGAGAGGCCAAGACGAAAGAAAAGGCTTCGAGAAAGTTGAAAGCTTCTCATCCTGCAGATCACAAACCACAGAGGAAGGAGGCAATTGACAAGAAGGTTGATAAGATCCAAAAGGTGACTGCTGTTAGCAGGAATTCACCAGAGAAAGATATAGAGAAATCTAAAAATGTGTCGAGATCTCAAGATCTAGATAAATTGACATCTGCAAAGGCAAGAAAGCATGAATCTGGATCAAACATCACAAAGAATTCaatttctcggcaaccaaataCTGCCACAATCACAATCTCGAAACGTTCAACTCAGAATGTAGCGTCGAACTCAAACGAGCGGAAAAGGAATCACTTGAGGAAGGAAAAGTCTGCCAAAGAGCCTACAGTACCTAAATCAGTT ACCAAAAATGTTGTGAGTGAAGAAAGTGAAAAGAGAATTATTATGGACGATAAAAATGACGCTTCTCCGATCAGGTCAAACGCTGATCTTGCAGATGAAAACCCTAAGGAAGAAGAAACAGATGCCTATGGATCTCAAAGTGGAG GACATTGCAGTAATTTCGAAAGTTCTGTATGTGATGCCACACCACTGAGCCCTAAACAAGAAATAGAAACCAAAACTGCAGAAGAAGCTTCAGAACACATGAGTCGGAGTGCAGAGAATGGCAAATCATTTGAAAGTGGAGAAAATTTCCGACATTTTCTATTGAGCAATCCCTCATTTCTTAGTCTTGCGGAGGAGCTTTTTGATCTTAACATGAACAGCCCTACAATCTTACAGACATCTTCCATGTATAATTTTGAGGAATCCGACAGAAGACTATTTCTAGATTGCGCAAACGAGCTCATCGAGTGCAAAAGCGTTCATGATTCGCAAACAGTCAATCTTCTGCTACTAACATGTCAAGGCAAGCCGAGAATTTGCATATCTGTGGACCAGTTGGTGGAGGAAGTGTGTTATGGGATTGAGAAGATGCGAAACTACAGCAAGCTTGCCGGTGAGAGGCTTCTTGCGGACAGTCTGTATTTGATGTTGGAGAGCGACATTATGTGCAGAGGAGTAGTGAACGGGGCATGGGATTCGGGTTGGAGGAACGGATTTTCGAGATACGAAGTGGAGCAATTAGTGAGTGACATCGAGAAACTGGTTTTAGATGGATTGATTGAGGAGGTATTTGCATAA
- the LOC103400489 gene encoding uncharacterized protein isoform X2, with product MPQDGLRSAVYRSFVTCDDPKGVVDCGMIRKSKSGSPKTEQKKMESRRKSKNSKTSLDHKAEKDVVITGEYQSPSSFQLMEVSRGAQKLNRTIDSWSNGIRFEGHQPKDIAKDLLKGALDLQDSLVMLGKLQEASQYMSRLKQKHNSVTEFEKPRCSADGFSRSGNEELKKVIRDSLARQQLVENTESVERGYNFFPRRYMDSCLDTPSSSSSQSSMFHTTSDSTIATSAAPQKMGKGPSLIAKLMGIEEYPSRPSQAARRKQIDEGEKILSSQQRPTFDIDRPKVMKPQTSAQNVDHENRTLREVLETMRFKGLLKGSSVEEHRPDFLHSNHSDSAQRFARDSPPIVLIRPLSVSSMEPEKPRAPLVWGEEAFYTKEMLKSLGTKEGALKSEKMHRKMKADGAPSKRLDQEERAKNQKVAAQKPEEREAKTKEKASRKLKASHPADHKPQRKEAIDKKVDKIQKVTAVSRNSPEKDIEKSKNVSRSQDLDKLTSAKARKHESGSNITKNSISRQPNTATITISKRSTQNVASNSNERKRNHLRKEKSAKEPTVPKSVTKNVVSEESEKRIIMDDKNDASPIRSNADLADENPKEEETDAYGSQSGGMAFLKNN from the exons ATGCCTCAAGACGGCCTGAGATCCGCTGTGTACAGATCATTTGTCACATGTGACGATCCAAAAGGAGTTGTTGATTGTGGGATGATTAGAAAATCGAAAAGTGGATCCCCGAAAACAGAGCAGAAGAAGATGGAAAGTCGAAGAAAATCGAAGAACTCGAAAACAAGTTTGGATCACAAGGCTGAGAAGGATGTTGTGATCACAGGGGAGTATCAGAGCCCTTCGTCTTTTCAGCTCATGGAAGTGTCCAGAGGAGCTCAGAAGCTGAACCGCACGATTGATTCCTGGTCGAATGGGATTAGGTTTGAAGGGCACCAGCCGAAAGACATTGCGAAAGACTTGTTGAAAGGAGCTCTTGATCTGCAGGATTCTCTTGTCATGCTTGGCAAGTTGCAAGAAGCTTCACAGTACATGTCTCGCttgaaacaaaaacacaattctgTGACGGAATTCGAAAAACCGCGGTGTTCTGCTGATGGGTTTTCGAGGAGTGGAAATGAAGAGCTTAAGAAGGTGATCAGAGACAGCCTTGCGAGGCAGCAACTGGTAGAAAATACAGAATCTGTCGAAAGGGGGTATAATTTTTTCCCTCGAAGATATATGGATTCGTGTTTGGATACTCCATCCAGTAGCTCAAGCCAGAGTTCTATGTTTCACACCACTAGTGATTCCACCATTGCAACCTCAGCTGCTCCGCAGAAGATGGGGAAAGGCCCGAGTCTGATTGCCAAGCTCATGGGAATAGAAGAGTACCCCTCAAGACCTTCGCAGGCAGCTCGGAGAAAACAGATTGACGAGGGTGAGAAGATTCTTTCAAGTCAGCAGAGACCTACGTTTGACATCGATAGGCCTAAGGTTATGAAGCCTCAAACTTCAGCTCAAAACGTTGATCACGAAAATAGGACTTTGAGGGAAGTTCTTGAAACGATGCGATTTAAAGGACTTTTGAAAGGCAGTTCTGTGGAAGAGCATCGGCCTGATTTCCTTCATTCCAATCACTCGGATTCCGCCCAAAGATTTGCTCGTGATAGCCCTCCCATTGTGCTTATAAGGCCTCTTTCTGTTTCATCGATGGAACCGGAGAAGCCTCGTGCGCCATTGGTTTGGGGAGAGGAAGCTTTCTACACCAAAGAGATGCTAAAAAGTTTGGGAACAAAAGAAGGAGCTTTGAAGTCTGAAAAAATGCACCGAAAGATGAAAGCAGACGGTGCTCCAAGCAAAAGGCTTGACCAGGAAGAAAGAGCTAAAAACCAGAAAGTGGCAGCACAGAAACCCGAAGAAAGAGAGGCCAAGACGAAAGAAAAGGCTTCGAGAAAGTTGAAAGCTTCTCATCCTGCAGATCACAAACCACAGAGGAAGGAGGCAATTGACAAGAAGGTTGATAAGATCCAAAAGGTGACTGCTGTTAGCAGGAATTCACCAGAGAAAGATATAGAGAAATCTAAAAATGTGTCGAGATCTCAAGATCTAGATAAATTGACATCTGCAAAGGCAAGAAAGCATGAATCTGGATCAAACATCACAAAGAATTCaatttctcggcaaccaaataCTGCCACAATCACAATCTCGAAACGTTCAACTCAGAATGTAGCGTCGAACTCAAACGAGCGGAAAAGGAATCACTTGAGGAAGGAAAAGTCTGCCAAAGAGCCTACAGTACCTAAATCAGTT ACCAAAAATGTTGTGAGTGAAGAAAGTGAAAAGAGAATTATTATGGACGATAAAAATGACGCTTCTCCGATCAGGTCAAACGCTGATCTTGCAGATGAAAACCCTAAGGAAGAAGAAACAGATGCCTATGGATCTCAAAGTGGAGGTATGGCCTTCTTGAAAAACAA ttaa
- the LOC103431479 gene encoding uncharacterized protein, with protein MYLPGDFYKSKSIEILLLSRCLRFRELPEELGEMVSLKKLNAKYTDIRQIPFSIVRLKNLVNLNLCGLRVSPKSLLGLNSLRQLHLSNYNLVDGAVPEDIGSLISLENLDLQDNSFRRLPSLSGLSKLQMLCLHNCRNLCEIPDLPTNLRFLYARNCTALETMPDFSEISMIDFVLNDSPKLTEVPGLDKSLNSMVGIHMEGCINLTAEFRRSILQGWTSCGYGGIFLKGNCVPDWFEFVDEGEEVEFAVPQSDGRNFKGLTLFFIYSPIYKFKFHFAVIVMNKTKRTELRASITYISVPDYCDGKDEYLWQGQLSQDVLDLQGGDRVSIYIQPTHTYVGVKKTGVNVVWDKLMTENMHDWHSHLYEYDPHPDWFGWLGADVEAGSRDDASGDDYSDPSDEMYDSDPHTDEEWLSETDDEAEPRDYLSDEDEDEDLNEDEDEDEDEDEDEDLNEDEDEDEDEDEEQISDSMGACDRSTNQIMSSTEEQLAVAVHDHDPLGLAHLRLSLSLDTLPAGRHIQPRLRQPHSHSQPQTRPENLPVLFQPQGPALREIGEQISDPVDDDPLAHLCKSFAHLSLSPDHSSSTFSAHIQPDA; from the exons ATGTATCTTCCAGGAGATTTCTATAAGTCGAAATCCATTGAGATTCTTCTTCTTAGCCGCTGCTTAAGATTTAGAGAACTACCTGAGGAATTAGGGGAGATGGTATCATTGAAAAAACTTAATGCAAAATATACAGACATAAGACAGATACCATTTTCTATAGTAAGATTGAAGAACCTCGTGAATTTAAATCTATGTGGTCTGAGAGTGTCACCGAAGAGTTTACTTGGCTTAAACTCTTTAAGACAACTACATTTGTCAAACTACAATTTAGTTGATGGTGCAGTTCCTGAGGATATTGGGAGTCTGATTTCCTTGGAAAATTTGGATCTTCAAGACAATAGTTTTCGTAGACTACCTAGCCTCAGTggtctttcaaagcttcaaatgTTGTGCTTACATAATTGCCGAAATCTTTGTGAAATCCCTGATTTACCAACAAATTTGAGATTCTTGTATGCACGTAACTGCACTGCATTGGAAACCATGCCTGATTTTTCGGAGATTTCTATGATAGACTTTGTTCTCAATGATTCTCCCAAACTCACCGAAGTGCCAGGTTTGGACAAGTCATTGAACTCCATGGTAGGGATTCACATGGAAGGGTGCATCAATCTCACTGCGGAGTTTAGGAGGAGCATCCTGCAG GGATGGACTTCTTGCGGTTATGGTGGCATTTTTCTCAAAGGGAATTGTGTTCCTGACTGGTTCGAGTTTGTCGATGAGGGCGAGGAAGTTGAGTTTGCTGTTCCTCAAAGTGACGGCCGTAATTTTAAAGGGTTgactttgttcttcatttactCGCCAATctataaatttaaatttcattttgctGTTATCGTTATGAATAAAACCAAGCGTACTGAGTTGCGGGCCTCCATAACGTATATCTCAGTACCAGATTACTGTGATGGTAAAGACGAATATCTCTGGCAGGGACAATTGTCGCAAGATGTTCTCGATTTGCAAGGTGGGGACAGAGTTAGTATTTACATACAACCTACTCACACTTATGTGGGAGTGAAGAAAACTGGGGTTAATGTAGTATGGGACAAACTTATGACGGAAAATATGCATGATTGGCATTCCCATTTGTATGAATATGATCCACATCCAGATTGGTTTGGGTGGTTGGGTGCTGATGTTGAGGCAGGATCAAGGGATGACGCATCTGGTGACGATTATTCTGATCCcagtgatgaaatgtatgatTCTGACCCACATACAGATGAGGAATGGTTGTCGGAAACTGACGACGAGGCAGAACCACGCGACTACCTAtccgatgaagatgaagatgaagacttaaatgaagatgaagacgaagatgaagatgaagatgaagatgaagacttaaatgaagatgaagatgaagacgaagatgaagatgaagagcAGATATCTGACTCAATGGGCGCATGTGATCGGAGCACTAATCAAATTATGAGTAGTACAGAAGAACAACTAGCAGTAGCAGTGCATGATCATGATCCTCTTGGCCTTGCGCATTTACGTCTTTCCTTGTCTCTTGATACCCTTCCTGCAGGCCGTCATATTCAGCCTCGTTTGCGAcagcctcactctcactctcagccTCAAACTCGTCCTGAGAATCTCCCAGTACTGTTCCAGCCACAGGGTCCAGCGCTCCGTGAAATTGGAGAGCAGATATCCGACCCAGTGGACGATGACCCTCTTGCGCACCTTTGCAAATCTTTTGCACATCTTTCTTTGTCTCCTGATCATTCATCATCTACTTTCTCAGCCCACATTCAGCCAGACGCCTGA
- the LOC139191714 gene encoding disease resistance protein RUN1-like has product MNEEEALELFSWHAFENCYPHEEYLELSKKVVSYCGGLPLALKVLGSLLIDRTQEEWESQLEKLKKIPEEEILKTLRISFDELDVTQKAIFLDISCFFIGMDLIYVTKILDGCGYFARIGIPILWERCLVTVEDNKLKMHDLLREMGRRIISEEFPGHPKQWSRLWDFEQVTNVLTDKSGTREIEGLTLDLRSSDKDSFSTEAFTNMKKLRLLQLNDVELTGEYTCFPKKLVWLCWLGFPLKSIPDGLFDQPKLVAIDLKYSNLVQVSEGSMVHFLFRFYSFWTFFLV; this is encoded by the exons atgaatgaagaagaagctctcGAGCTCTTTAGTTGGCATGCCTTCGAAAATTGTTATCCTCACGAAGAATATCTTGAACTCTCAAAAAAGGTTGTTTCTTACTGTGGAGGTTTGCCATTAGCACTTAAAGTTTTAGGTTCTTTATTGATTGACAGGACACAAGAAGAGTGGGAAAGCCAATtggagaaattgaaaaaaatacccGAAGAAGAAATTCTGAAAACGCTCAGAATAAGCTTTGACGAGTTAGATGTTACACAGAAGGCTATATTCCTTGATAtatcttgtttctttattgGAATGGACTTGATATATGTCACAAAAATATTAGATGGATGTGGCTATTTTGCAAGAATAGGAATCCCTATTCTTTGGGAACGGTGCCTTGTAACTGTTGAAGATAACAAATTGAAGATGCATGATTTGCTCCGAGAAATGGGCAGAAGAATAATTTCTGAAGAATTTCCTGGTCACCCTAAACAATGGAGTAGATTGTGGGATTTTGAACAAGTAACAAATGTGTTGACAGACAAATCT GGAACCAGAGAAATTGAAGGACTCACTCTAGATTTGCGAAGTTCTGATAAGGACAGTTTCAGTACAGAAGCATTTACCAATATGAAGAAACTGAGATTGCTCCAGCTTAATGACGTAGAGCTTACGGGAGAGTACACATGTTTCCCCAAAAAGTTGGTATGGTTGTGTTGGCTTGGATTCCCTTTGAAGTCCATACCAGACGGCCTTTTTGATCAACCAAAACTGGTTGCTATAGACCTCAAGTATAGCAACCTCGTACAAGTTTCGGAGGGTTCCATGGTACACTTCTTGTTCCGTTTCTATTCCTTTTGgactttttttttggtttga